In Longimicrobium sp., the following proteins share a genomic window:
- a CDS encoding NAD(P)/FAD-dependent oxidoreductase, with product MEFGDSGVHARIAIIGAGFGGLGTAIRLKERGIEDFVVLERAGRVGGTWRDNTYPGVACDVQSHLYSFSFAPNPEWTRSFSPGPEIWAYLERCAEEFEILPHVRFHHEVREAAWDDRAQRWRIETSRGPVTASVLVMAQGALSDPSIPDLPGLARFQGRVFHSARWDHDFDLVGKRVAVIGTGASAIQFVPAIQPKVAKLHLFQRTPAWVLPHHDRPLSGFERRLFRRFPAAQRLARGAIYLMREGMVLGFRHPRAMRLAQRVALRHLRKSVPDPALRAKLTPDWTLGCKRVLLSDDYYASLARPNVEVVTEGIAEVRERSIVSGDGVEREVDAIVFGTGFRPTDPPLAGHVRGRGSRTLAEAWAGSPKAHLGIGVAGFPNLFMLMGPSTGLGHTSVVYMIEAQIEHVLGALEHMERSGAGALEPRPEAQAAFVAEVDRRMEGTVWTSGGCRSWYLDPTGRNSTLWPDVTWRYRRRAARFAGDDYVTHPARRELPAAVSARAGC from the coding sequence TTGGAGTTCGGCGACAGCGGCGTGCACGCGCGGATCGCGATCATCGGCGCGGGGTTCGGCGGGCTGGGGACGGCGATCCGGCTGAAGGAGCGGGGGATCGAGGACTTCGTCGTGCTGGAGCGCGCCGGCCGCGTCGGCGGCACCTGGCGCGACAACACCTATCCCGGCGTCGCCTGCGACGTGCAGTCGCACCTGTACTCGTTCTCCTTCGCGCCGAACCCGGAGTGGACCCGCAGCTTCTCGCCGGGGCCGGAGATCTGGGCGTACCTGGAGCGCTGCGCCGAGGAGTTCGAGATCCTCCCGCACGTGCGCTTCCACCACGAGGTGCGGGAAGCCGCGTGGGACGACCGGGCGCAGCGCTGGCGGATCGAGACGTCGCGCGGCCCGGTCACCGCCTCGGTGCTGGTGATGGCGCAGGGCGCGCTCAGCGACCCTTCGATCCCCGACCTGCCGGGGCTGGCGCGGTTCCAGGGCCGCGTCTTCCACTCCGCGCGGTGGGACCACGACTTCGATCTCGTCGGGAAGCGCGTCGCGGTGATCGGCACCGGCGCGTCGGCCATCCAGTTCGTCCCCGCCATCCAGCCGAAGGTGGCGAAGCTGCACCTCTTCCAGCGCACGCCGGCCTGGGTGCTGCCGCACCACGACCGGCCGCTGAGCGGCTTCGAGCGCCGCCTCTTCCGCCGCTTCCCCGCCGCGCAGCGCCTGGCGCGCGGGGCGATCTACCTGATGCGCGAGGGGATGGTGCTGGGCTTCCGCCATCCGCGGGCGATGCGGCTGGCCCAGCGCGTGGCCCTGCGCCACCTGCGCAAGAGCGTCCCCGACCCGGCGCTGCGCGCCAAGCTCACCCCCGACTGGACGCTGGGGTGCAAGCGCGTGCTCCTCTCCGACGACTACTACGCGTCGCTCGCCCGGCCGAACGTGGAGGTGGTGACGGAGGGGATCGCGGAGGTGCGGGAGCGCTCGATCGTGTCGGGCGACGGCGTGGAGCGCGAGGTGGACGCCATCGTCTTCGGCACCGGCTTCCGGCCGACGGACCCGCCGCTCGCCGGGCACGTGCGCGGGCGCGGCAGCCGCACGCTCGCCGAGGCGTGGGCGGGGAGCCCGAAGGCGCACCTGGGGATCGGCGTGGCCGGGTTCCCCAACCTCTTCATGCTGATGGGCCCGAGCACCGGCCTGGGCCACACCTCGGTGGTCTACATGATCGAGGCGCAGATCGAGCACGTGCTGGGCGCGCTCGAGCACATGGAACGGAGCGGCGCCGGCGCGCTGGAGCCGCGGCCCGAGGCGCAGGCGGCGTTCGTGGCGGAGGTGGACCGGCGGATGGAGGGGACGGTGTGGACCTCGGGCGGGTGCCGGAGCTGGTACCTGGACCCCACGGGGCGCAACTCCACCCTCTGGCCCGACGTCACCTGGCGCTACCGCCGCCGCGCCGCGCGCTTCGCCGGAGACGACTACGTGACCCATCCCGCGCGCCGGGAGCTGCCGGCCGCCGTCTCCGCGCGGGCCGGATGCTGA
- a CDS encoding alpha/beta hydrolase, with product MLTRHDDPVRLGEHLLRILTQGLARLPPSLQARLSGEPPVVVDGQTLDPHVQLVRALRRRRNPWGLCEPTLDEARARYRREAVAFTGRKTPVGAVRDFEIPGGAGPLRVRHYAPPAGEGVAPLTVYLHGGGFTIGDLETHDAPCRILCRDGRVHVLSVEYRLAPEHPFPAALDDTRAALRWARAHAAELGADPARVAVGGDSAGGNLAAVVARLATREGAPPAAQLLIYPPTEDAGRERPSKALFGDGYFLSHADRAAFTHHYLGRTGVAGDDPRVSPLYADDLSGLPPALVVTAGFDLLRDEGEAYAAALRAAGTPARLVRFPGLGHGFVHMTGVTPAARQAMIRIARDWRDLLDGVAGGG from the coding sequence ATGCTGACCAGGCACGACGACCCGGTCCGGCTGGGCGAGCACCTCCTGCGCATCCTGACGCAGGGGCTCGCGCGCCTGCCCCCGTCGCTCCAGGCGCGGCTCTCGGGCGAGCCGCCGGTGGTGGTGGACGGGCAGACGCTCGACCCGCACGTGCAGCTGGTGCGCGCGCTGCGGCGCAGGCGCAACCCGTGGGGCCTCTGCGAGCCGACGCTGGACGAGGCGCGGGCGCGCTACCGGCGCGAGGCCGTGGCCTTCACGGGGCGGAAGACGCCGGTGGGCGCCGTGCGCGACTTCGAGATCCCGGGCGGCGCCGGCCCGCTGCGCGTCCGCCACTACGCGCCGCCGGCGGGGGAGGGTGTGGCGCCGCTGACGGTGTACCTGCACGGCGGCGGCTTCACCATCGGCGACTTGGAGACGCACGACGCGCCGTGCCGCATCCTCTGCCGCGACGGCCGGGTGCACGTGCTGAGCGTGGAGTACCGCCTGGCGCCCGAGCACCCCTTTCCCGCGGCGCTGGACGACACGCGGGCGGCGCTCCGCTGGGCCCGGGCGCACGCGGCGGAGCTCGGCGCCGACCCGGCGCGCGTGGCGGTGGGCGGGGACAGCGCGGGGGGCAACCTGGCGGCCGTCGTGGCGCGGCTCGCCACGCGCGAGGGAGCGCCGCCCGCCGCGCAGCTGCTGATCTACCCCCCGACGGAGGACGCCGGGCGGGAGCGGCCGTCGAAGGCGCTGTTCGGCGACGGCTACTTCCTGAGCCACGCCGACCGGGCCGCGTTCACGCACCACTACCTGGGCCGCACCGGCGTGGCGGGCGACGACCCGCGCGTGTCGCCGCTCTACGCGGACGACCTCTCCGGGCTGCCGCCGGCGCTGGTGGTCACCGCCGGCTTCGACCTGCTGCGCGACGAGGGCGAGGCGTACGCCGCGGCGCTGCGGGCGGCGGGGACGCCGGCGCGGCTGGTGCGCTTTCCCGGCCTCGGCCACGGCTTCGTGCACATGACCGGCGTCACCCCCGCCGCCCGCCAGGCGATGATCCGGATCGCGCGCGACTGGCGGGATTTGCTGGATGGGGTGGCCGGGGGCGGGTGA
- a CDS encoding SDR family oxidoreductase → MRYPIPGKVVLVTGPARGIGEETARQLAAKGARLSLVGLEPERLAALAGELGPGHAWFECDVTDQAALGRAVAGTVEALGGIDVVVANAGIASNGTVAVAPVEALVRTIEVNLIGVVRTVSATLPHVTERQGYYLLVSSAAALVAPPGLAAYAASKSGVEFFGNSLRLEVAHKGVRVGVAHPCWIDTDMVRDPRRELESFDEMLRTLPGPFGSVTSVQECAAAFVEGIEKRRRKVFVPRSLGPFAAVRQLFASPLSDRVSGRTARRLIPRHEREVAALGRSFGAHSVEVMGTAKGD, encoded by the coding sequence ATGCGCTACCCCATCCCCGGCAAGGTCGTCCTGGTCACCGGCCCCGCGCGCGGCATCGGAGAGGAGACGGCGCGGCAGCTCGCGGCGAAGGGGGCGCGGCTGTCGCTGGTGGGGCTGGAGCCGGAGCGGCTGGCCGCTCTGGCGGGCGAGCTGGGGCCGGGCCACGCCTGGTTCGAGTGCGACGTCACCGACCAGGCGGCGCTCGGCCGCGCGGTGGCGGGGACGGTGGAGGCGCTGGGCGGGATCGACGTGGTGGTCGCCAACGCCGGGATCGCCAGCAACGGCACGGTGGCGGTGGCGCCGGTGGAGGCGCTGGTGCGCACCATCGAGGTGAACCTGATCGGCGTGGTGCGGACGGTGAGCGCCACGCTGCCGCACGTGACCGAGCGGCAGGGCTACTACCTGCTGGTGTCCTCGGCCGCGGCGCTCGTGGCGCCGCCGGGGCTCGCGGCGTACGCGGCCAGCAAGAGCGGGGTGGAGTTCTTCGGCAACTCGCTGCGGCTGGAGGTGGCGCACAAGGGCGTGCGCGTGGGCGTGGCGCACCCGTGCTGGATCGACACCGACATGGTGCGCGACCCGCGGCGCGAGCTGGAGAGCTTCGACGAGATGCTGCGCACGCTCCCCGGGCCGTTCGGCTCCGTCACCTCCGTGCAGGAATGTGCTGCGGCGTTCGTGGAGGGGATCGAGAAGCGCAGGCGGAAGGTGTTCGTGCCGCGGTCGCTGGGCCCCTTCGCCGCCGTGCGCCAGCTCTTCGCGAGCCCGCTGTCCGACCGCGTCTCCGGCCGCACCGCGCGCCGCCTGATCCCGAGGCACGAGCGCGAGGTGGCGGCGCTCGGCCGCTCCTTCGGCGCGCACAGCGTGGAGGTGATGGGCACTGCCAAGGGCGACTGA
- a CDS encoding beta-propeller domain-containing protein, whose product MRRSILFAAAGLFALAPLAGCAHGGTPAQRQPTLRAFRDDADFIRFQRRLVREYLKRMRDEPPPPPPPPPPPPPPPPPPAPGEAPAPAAAAQPAAVAGAEQVTNVQHAGVDEGGIVKVHGDHLVILRRGRLFTVKIGDDALQPVSAADAFGPDIDPKGAWYDEMLVAGDLVAVIGYSYERGGTEVGLFRIDPEGRLTYRATYHLRSGDYYSSRNYASRLVGGKLVFYAPIPAFDDYAFDYVDEDGDEAPIDPFASFPAVRRWGAGDTTFRRTASSRRVYRPAGRVSVDDELMLHTVTVCGVDDDQLGCQSTALFGPEGRVFYVSPAAVYVWTTQYPDCCEDDDAPPRSVLYRMPLDGSAPTGLRVSGGPVDQFSFLESGDAHLNVLVRSDGGGEGMWGSEWSEGRPALLRVPLASFGDGSRAAPAERYRPLPSPGGGSFQNRYVGDWLLYGTGSGWGRPHQVSGSDLFAVRWAGGGDAYPLVLPHGVDRIEAMGSGAVVIGTDGRDLHFSGVRLGERAEMAHRYTRAGASQGETRSHGFFYRPDGQDTGLLGLPIRGPGRPGSAQLRHGSASVLFLRNEAFRLRELGDLAAGEEAPDDGCRASCVDWYGNARPLFLRGRIFALLGYELVEGREDGGRIREVRRASFAPRRAEASRQ is encoded by the coding sequence ATGAGACGCTCCATCCTGTTCGCGGCCGCAGGGCTGTTCGCGCTCGCTCCGCTGGCGGGGTGCGCCCACGGCGGGACGCCCGCCCAGCGGCAGCCGACGCTGCGCGCCTTCCGCGACGACGCCGACTTCATCCGCTTCCAGCGCCGGCTCGTGCGGGAGTACCTGAAGCGCATGCGCGACGAGCCGCCTCCGCCCCCTCCTCCGCCGCCGCCCCCACCGCCGCCTCCGCCCCCGCCCGCGCCGGGCGAGGCGCCCGCACCCGCCGCCGCCGCGCAGCCCGCCGCCGTCGCCGGGGCCGAGCAGGTGACCAACGTGCAGCACGCGGGCGTGGACGAGGGCGGCATCGTCAAGGTGCACGGCGACCACCTGGTGATCCTGCGCCGCGGGCGGCTCTTCACGGTCAAGATCGGCGACGACGCGCTGCAGCCCGTCTCCGCGGCCGACGCCTTCGGGCCCGACATCGATCCGAAGGGCGCCTGGTACGACGAGATGCTGGTCGCGGGCGACCTGGTGGCCGTCATCGGCTACAGCTACGAGCGCGGGGGGACCGAGGTGGGGCTCTTCCGCATCGACCCCGAGGGGCGGCTCACCTACCGCGCCACCTACCACCTGCGCTCGGGCGACTACTACTCGTCGCGCAACTACGCCAGCCGGCTGGTGGGCGGCAAGCTCGTCTTCTACGCCCCGATCCCGGCGTTCGACGACTACGCGTTCGACTACGTTGACGAGGACGGAGACGAGGCCCCCATCGATCCGTTCGCCAGCTTCCCCGCCGTGCGCCGCTGGGGCGCGGGCGACACCACCTTCCGGCGCACGGCCTCGTCCCGGCGGGTCTACCGCCCGGCCGGCCGCGTGAGCGTGGACGACGAGCTGATGCTGCACACCGTGACCGTGTGCGGCGTGGACGACGACCAGCTCGGCTGCCAGTCCACCGCCCTCTTCGGCCCCGAGGGGCGGGTGTTCTACGTGTCGCCCGCGGCGGTGTACGTGTGGACCACGCAGTACCCCGACTGCTGCGAGGACGACGACGCGCCGCCGCGCTCGGTGCTGTACCGGATGCCGCTGGACGGCTCGGCGCCCACGGGGCTGCGGGTGAGCGGCGGGCCGGTGGACCAGTTCTCGTTCCTGGAGAGCGGCGACGCTCACCTGAACGTGCTGGTGCGCTCCGACGGCGGGGGCGAGGGGATGTGGGGGTCGGAGTGGTCCGAGGGCCGGCCGGCGCTGCTGCGCGTGCCGCTGGCCAGCTTCGGCGACGGGAGCCGCGCCGCCCCGGCCGAGCGCTACCGTCCGCTGCCGTCTCCCGGCGGCGGCTCATTCCAGAACCGCTACGTGGGAGACTGGCTCCTCTACGGCACCGGCAGCGGCTGGGGGCGGCCGCATCAGGTGAGCGGATCGGACCTCTTCGCGGTGCGCTGGGCGGGCGGCGGCGACGCATACCCGCTGGTGCTTCCCCACGGCGTGGACCGCATCGAGGCGATGGGCTCGGGCGCGGTGGTCATCGGCACCGACGGGCGCGACCTGCACTTCAGCGGCGTGCGGCTGGGCGAGCGCGCCGAGATGGCGCACCGCTACACCCGCGCCGGCGCCTCGCAGGGCGAGACGCGCAGCCACGGCTTCTTCTACCGCCCCGACGGCCAGGACACGGGGCTCCTGGGGCTGCCGATCCGCGGCCCCGGGCGTCCCGGCTCCGCGCAGCTGCGGCACGGCTCGGCCTCGGTGCTCTTCCTGCGCAACGAGGCCTTCCGCCTGCGCGAGCTGGGCGACCTGGCCGCGGGGGAAGAAGCCCCGGACGACGGGTGCCGGGCGTCGTGCGTGGACTGGTACGGCAACGCGCGGCCGCTCTTCCTGCGCGGGCGCATCTTCGCCCTGCTCGGCTACGAGCTGGTGGAGGGGCGCGAGGACGGCGGGCGCATCCGCGAGGTGCGCCGCGCGAGCTTCGCGCCCCGCCGCGCGGAGGCGTCGCGGCAGTAG